In Entelurus aequoreus isolate RoL-2023_Sb linkage group LG02, RoL_Eaeq_v1.1, whole genome shotgun sequence, one genomic interval encodes:
- the cmtr2 gene encoding cap-specific mRNA (nucleoside-2'-O-)-methyltransferase 2 isoform X1 has product MCLSAYLYSNKCVVLTQRVRRMNSGNGTKKKVCRQQRQQRQVNDMVACDADTLTEIKGLFSKFRTYLKPSNGEWCIPNTSVTFSYSAKVPNCRLQALKVSLNDVKNQLSDKNIQVWHEHTNSTNRAGKVIATVRSTANVEICTQAWCKFYEILGTFRLLPEVALHSGELNTVHLCEAPGAFISALNHYIKTSESTRYCDWSWAANTLNPYHEANAGGTTITDDRLIANTLPWWFFGSDNTGDIMVQKHLLELQTFVANMRRVDLVTADGSINCQENPDEQEALVAPLHYCEVTAALLLLSPGGSFVVKMFTLFEHSSMCLLYLLNCCFRSVSVFKPATSKAGNSEVYVVCLDYDSKEAVRPLLSKIIRNYGPHLAGRDALFPESSIPPSFLTQHEEMCTYFHSLQVETITENLKLFEGMSTEQRERLNYIRDCTAQEYLQRFQVTFLPRSRWISRNTIRPACCRVSADSLLGQKKQTGSFNERRELQTLSWRERVERGCHASWIQQHGGATDGPPCVLQGPLVSSHVDSWYVIEGAALPAVKNSPFCATVLLNHLNETLVASAGNVAVDLNHLPPCKSCHTVNAASILSDVAGLCTDNERNTKKRHCLVFGSRSVWEACGICNGDLVLMFPSECSNPQGSYSVLHDAAPQYQHQLVSCIVLSLQRLTSGDALLLPVSSALSRVSAALVLCLHACFRLVTFRSPPPSGLVGAVLVCVGFCPQAASHVLPALTDVQNRISGLLKGEDTDERQSEGDTQVLQFVPMEEMLTGGVTDFLWTMNSEIIRHRLHLLMQAKDGL; this is encoded by the exons ATGTGTTTGTCAGCGTATTTGTATTCTAACAAATGTGTTGTTCTCACACAGCGGGTGAGAAGGATGAACTCAGGGAATGGCACAAAGAAGAAAGTCTGCAGGCAGCAACGGCAGCAGCGTCAAGTGAACGACATGGTCGCTTGTGATGCTGATACACTGACTGAGATTAAGGGTCTGTTCAGTAAATTTAGAACCTATCTCAAACCGTCCAATGGCGAGTGGTGCATCCCAAATACTAGCGTGACCTTTAGCTATTCTGCAAAAGTTCCTAATTGCCGCCTTCAAGCCCTGAAGGTGTCACTTAATGATGTGAAGAACCAGCTCAGTGATAAGAACATCCAAGTCTGGCATGAGCACACCAACTCTACTAACCGGGCCGGTAAGGTCATTGCCACCGTTCGATCCACTGCCAACGTGGAAATCTGCACTCAGGCATGGTGCAAGTTCTATGAGATCCTTGGAACCTTCCGTCTTCTTCCTGAGGTGGCGCTCCACTCTGGGGAGCTAAACACGGTTCACCTGTGTGAAGCGCCCGGGGCTTTCATTAGCGCCCTGAACCACTACATCAAAACCAGCGAGTCCACACGCTACTGTGACTGGAGCTGGGCCGCCAACACGCTCAACCCCTACCACGAGGCCAATGCGGGGGGCACAACCATCACAGATGATCGGTTGATTGCCAACACTCTGCCATGGTGGTTCTTTGGCTCGGATAACACGGGCGACATCATGGTCCAGAAGCATCTTCTGGAGTTGCAGACATTTGTAGCAAACATGCGTAGAGTTGATTTGGTGACGGCAGATGGTAGTATTAACTGTCAGGAGAATCCCGATGAGCAAGAGGCGCTGGTGGCCCCACTGCATTACTGCGAGGTCACAGCCGCTTTGCTGCTCCTGAGCCCTGGTGGCTCCTTTGTGGTCAAAATGTTCACTCTGTTTGAGCATTCTTCAATGTGCTTGCTCTACCTGCTCAACTGCTGTTTCCGCTCTGTCAGCGTCTTCAAACCTGCTACCAGTAAAGCGGGGAACTCAGAAGTTTACGTTGTGTGCCTTGACTATGACAGCAAAGAAGCTGTGAGGCCCCTGCTCTCCAAAATCATTCGGAATTACGGACCACATCTGGCGGGGCGAGATGCGCTTTTCCCAGAATCTTCAATTCCACCGTCATTTCTTACACAGCACGAGGAGATGTGCACATACTTTCACTCTCTGCAGGTGGAGACCATCACAGAAAACTTGAAGTTGTTTGAAGGAATGAGCACAGAGCAGAGGGAGAGGCTCAACTACATCAGGGATTGTACGGCTCAGGAATACCTGCAGCGATTCCAG GTGACTTTCCTCCCTCGAAGTCGGTGGATCTCCCGTAACACCATCAGACCTGCCTGCTGCCGTGTTTCTGCAGACAGCCTTTTGGGACAGAAGAAGCAAACAGGCTCCTTCAATGAGCGGAGGGAATTGCAGACCCTGAGCTGGAGGGAGCGTGTGGAGAGGGGTTGCCATGCCAGCTGGATACAGCAACACGGCGGTGCAACTGATGGGCCGCCCTGCGTGCTGCAAGGACCACTGGTCAGCTCTCACGTGGATTCCTGGTACGTTATTGAGGGTGCAGCACTGCCCGCTGTCAAAAACTCTCCATTCTGTGCTACAGTCTTGTTGAATCACTTGAATGAAACACTGGTGGCCTCAGCTGGGAACGTAGCAGTGGACTTGAATCATCTGCCTCCCTGTAAATCATGCCACACGGTTAATGCCGCTTCCATCTTGTCGGACGTGGCAGGTCTTTGTACTGACAATGAAAGGAACACAAAGAAAAGGCACTGTCTGGTGTTTGGCAGCCGCTCAGTTTGGGAAGCTTGTGGCATCTGTAATGGGGATTTGGTCCTAATGTTTCCATCGGAGTGTTCGAATCCTCAAGGAAGTTACAGCGTACTGCATGACGCCGCGCCCCAGTACCAGCATCAGCTCGTTAGCTGCATTGTATTGTCACTGCAGAGGCTGACGTCTGGGGACGCACTGCTGCTGCCTGTGTCGTCTGCACTCAGCCGTGTCTCGGCCGCGCTGGTGCTCTGCTTGCACGCCTGTTTTCGCTTAGTGACATTCAGGTCCCCGCCCCCTTCCGGCCTGGTCGGAGCGGTCCTTGTCTGCGTGGGCTTTTGCCCCCAAGCTGCAAGCCATGTACTCCCAGCACTGACTGATGTCCAGAACCGTATTAGTGGGCTGCTAAAAGGAGAGGATACAGATGAAAGACAGTCGGAGGGTGACACTCAGGTGCTCCAATTTGTGCCCATGGAGGAAATGCTCACTGGAGGAGTGACCGACTTCTTGTGGACTATGAACTCTGAAATCATTCGACATAGGCTGCATTTGCTCATGCAGGCAAAGGACGGACTTTAA
- the cmtr2 gene encoding cap-specific mRNA (nucleoside-2'-O-)-methyltransferase 2 isoform X2 translates to MSPRVRRMNSGNGTKKKVCRQQRQQRQVNDMVACDADTLTEIKGLFSKFRTYLKPSNGEWCIPNTSVTFSYSAKVPNCRLQALKVSLNDVKNQLSDKNIQVWHEHTNSTNRAGKVIATVRSTANVEICTQAWCKFYEILGTFRLLPEVALHSGELNTVHLCEAPGAFISALNHYIKTSESTRYCDWSWAANTLNPYHEANAGGTTITDDRLIANTLPWWFFGSDNTGDIMVQKHLLELQTFVANMRRVDLVTADGSINCQENPDEQEALVAPLHYCEVTAALLLLSPGGSFVVKMFTLFEHSSMCLLYLLNCCFRSVSVFKPATSKAGNSEVYVVCLDYDSKEAVRPLLSKIIRNYGPHLAGRDALFPESSIPPSFLTQHEEMCTYFHSLQVETITENLKLFEGMSTEQRERLNYIRDCTAQEYLQRFQVTFLPRSRWISRNTIRPACCRVSADSLLGQKKQTGSFNERRELQTLSWRERVERGCHASWIQQHGGATDGPPCVLQGPLVSSHVDSWYVIEGAALPAVKNSPFCATVLLNHLNETLVASAGNVAVDLNHLPPCKSCHTVNAASILSDVAGLCTDNERNTKKRHCLVFGSRSVWEACGICNGDLVLMFPSECSNPQGSYSVLHDAAPQYQHQLVSCIVLSLQRLTSGDALLLPVSSALSRVSAALVLCLHACFRLVTFRSPPPSGLVGAVLVCVGFCPQAASHVLPALTDVQNRISGLLKGEDTDERQSEGDTQVLQFVPMEEMLTGGVTDFLWTMNSEIIRHRLHLLMQAKDGL, encoded by the exons ATGAGCCCG CGGGTGAGAAGGATGAACTCAGGGAATGGCACAAAGAAGAAAGTCTGCAGGCAGCAACGGCAGCAGCGTCAAGTGAACGACATGGTCGCTTGTGATGCTGATACACTGACTGAGATTAAGGGTCTGTTCAGTAAATTTAGAACCTATCTCAAACCGTCCAATGGCGAGTGGTGCATCCCAAATACTAGCGTGACCTTTAGCTATTCTGCAAAAGTTCCTAATTGCCGCCTTCAAGCCCTGAAGGTGTCACTTAATGATGTGAAGAACCAGCTCAGTGATAAGAACATCCAAGTCTGGCATGAGCACACCAACTCTACTAACCGGGCCGGTAAGGTCATTGCCACCGTTCGATCCACTGCCAACGTGGAAATCTGCACTCAGGCATGGTGCAAGTTCTATGAGATCCTTGGAACCTTCCGTCTTCTTCCTGAGGTGGCGCTCCACTCTGGGGAGCTAAACACGGTTCACCTGTGTGAAGCGCCCGGGGCTTTCATTAGCGCCCTGAACCACTACATCAAAACCAGCGAGTCCACACGCTACTGTGACTGGAGCTGGGCCGCCAACACGCTCAACCCCTACCACGAGGCCAATGCGGGGGGCACAACCATCACAGATGATCGGTTGATTGCCAACACTCTGCCATGGTGGTTCTTTGGCTCGGATAACACGGGCGACATCATGGTCCAGAAGCATCTTCTGGAGTTGCAGACATTTGTAGCAAACATGCGTAGAGTTGATTTGGTGACGGCAGATGGTAGTATTAACTGTCAGGAGAATCCCGATGAGCAAGAGGCGCTGGTGGCCCCACTGCATTACTGCGAGGTCACAGCCGCTTTGCTGCTCCTGAGCCCTGGTGGCTCCTTTGTGGTCAAAATGTTCACTCTGTTTGAGCATTCTTCAATGTGCTTGCTCTACCTGCTCAACTGCTGTTTCCGCTCTGTCAGCGTCTTCAAACCTGCTACCAGTAAAGCGGGGAACTCAGAAGTTTACGTTGTGTGCCTTGACTATGACAGCAAAGAAGCTGTGAGGCCCCTGCTCTCCAAAATCATTCGGAATTACGGACCACATCTGGCGGGGCGAGATGCGCTTTTCCCAGAATCTTCAATTCCACCGTCATTTCTTACACAGCACGAGGAGATGTGCACATACTTTCACTCTCTGCAGGTGGAGACCATCACAGAAAACTTGAAGTTGTTTGAAGGAATGAGCACAGAGCAGAGGGAGAGGCTCAACTACATCAGGGATTGTACGGCTCAGGAATACCTGCAGCGATTCCAG GTGACTTTCCTCCCTCGAAGTCGGTGGATCTCCCGTAACACCATCAGACCTGCCTGCTGCCGTGTTTCTGCAGACAGCCTTTTGGGACAGAAGAAGCAAACAGGCTCCTTCAATGAGCGGAGGGAATTGCAGACCCTGAGCTGGAGGGAGCGTGTGGAGAGGGGTTGCCATGCCAGCTGGATACAGCAACACGGCGGTGCAACTGATGGGCCGCCCTGCGTGCTGCAAGGACCACTGGTCAGCTCTCACGTGGATTCCTGGTACGTTATTGAGGGTGCAGCACTGCCCGCTGTCAAAAACTCTCCATTCTGTGCTACAGTCTTGTTGAATCACTTGAATGAAACACTGGTGGCCTCAGCTGGGAACGTAGCAGTGGACTTGAATCATCTGCCTCCCTGTAAATCATGCCACACGGTTAATGCCGCTTCCATCTTGTCGGACGTGGCAGGTCTTTGTACTGACAATGAAAGGAACACAAAGAAAAGGCACTGTCTGGTGTTTGGCAGCCGCTCAGTTTGGGAAGCTTGTGGCATCTGTAATGGGGATTTGGTCCTAATGTTTCCATCGGAGTGTTCGAATCCTCAAGGAAGTTACAGCGTACTGCATGACGCCGCGCCCCAGTACCAGCATCAGCTCGTTAGCTGCATTGTATTGTCACTGCAGAGGCTGACGTCTGGGGACGCACTGCTGCTGCCTGTGTCGTCTGCACTCAGCCGTGTCTCGGCCGCGCTGGTGCTCTGCTTGCACGCCTGTTTTCGCTTAGTGACATTCAGGTCCCCGCCCCCTTCCGGCCTGGTCGGAGCGGTCCTTGTCTGCGTGGGCTTTTGCCCCCAAGCTGCAAGCCATGTACTCCCAGCACTGACTGATGTCCAGAACCGTATTAGTGGGCTGCTAAAAGGAGAGGATACAGATGAAAGACAGTCGGAGGGTGACACTCAGGTGCTCCAATTTGTGCCCATGGAGGAAATGCTCACTGGAGGAGTGACCGACTTCTTGTGGACTATGAACTCTGAAATCATTCGACATAGGCTGCATTTGCTCATGCAGGCAAAGGACGGACTTTAA